CATCATGCATTTGTTTTCCTATTTCATCTATATTTCATATCACCACCAGACAACTTAACTACTCTAGAACATGTATCGTTTAGGAACACATCCCATCAACAACTTAACTCACTTACCATGAAAAGTGTTCACAGCTTTATTCGCTTCCTCAGGAGTGGAAAAACACACAAAACCAAATCCTTTGCTTATCCCTCTGTCATCTCGCATAACTTTTGCAGAAGTTATAGTGCCGCATGCACAAAAATGATCCCGCAGTCCTTCATCACTTACAGTGTCATCGATATTCTTCACATAAATGTTTGAGCCCTGAAAGTTATATGATGACACTCTAAGACAACTGAAGAGAAAAATGGCTGATTGTATATATGATAGTTGTAAGAAAGTTACCTTATATTTCAAGACTTGCTCCTTTCGTTTCTCTTCGAATTGCTGATTCAAGATCTGCTCACGCTCAGCCTTCTTCTGTGCCCTGGATACATACAGAATCTTTGAACCTGTTGATACAAACAAAAACAGATAAAATACAGGATCAATATCGAGAAATTTCAACCTTGCCAAGCCTAAAACCTACACAGTAATAGAATAAATAACCACCAAGTTGCAGTCCATTCATTGCTTCCATTGCCCTTTTAGCATCATCTGGTTTATCGAAGTTCACAAAGCCAAAACCCTTTGACATCCCATTGCTGTTTTTTGCAACAGCCAAGCTAATGATTTTCCCAAAAGAGGAAAACTTCTCCTGCAAAAGTGTTTCTGTAATATCCAAGTCCAAATTCTTCATGTACAGGTTTGTATATCTAGCATCAGGGCCAGACATTACGCGGTCACTTTTCTTGACAAACTTCCCAACATATCTATGACAAGAATATCTATAATCAGATTAAATCAATCTCAAGAAATAATAGGAGTACAGAAATTGAATACAGCATATTAACGGTAAACCCACCCAAGAATAGTATATAATTCAAAGCATGAATATATAAGGAAGATTAAAAAGTTACCACAAAACAATGCATAATTTTACTTACATTTGCTTATTATCAACAGTAGAGCCATTCAACTTCTCAATAGCAGTATTTGCAGATTCCTCCGTTTCAAATTGAACAAAGCCATATCCTTTGCTCTTCCCATCCTCAGACATGACAACTTTGCTCGACAAAATATTCCCATACTTTTTAAACATCTCTTCTAGTCCAGAATTACCTATTGATTCAGCTAAATTCTGCCATGACACCAGAAACCCCCTCTCAGAAACAATAACCAACACCAAGCACATATTAACTATTTCAAATCAAGAGTGGTAGATACATACCTTAACAAACACGTTCCCTATGCTACTTTTCCTTGCATCAGGATCACGACGTGACCACATGACTCTTATCGCTTTTCCACTCAAGATAGAATGATTCTTCACCTCAATCGCACGATTTGCTTCATAACAAAAaccaaatagaaaaaaaaaaaacagattattAATTAACATTAACAGAGCAAGCACACTCAGATCTGCATCACTACATTCCTCTCTACATTATTCATATCTTTATCACAACATAAAACAACGAAACCGGTTTTAAATGTTTCCGTCTATTCAATCAATAATCAAATAAAACGCTAATTAAAAAGTGCAATTCATGAAAACAAGATCTCATCATTCAAAGAAAATAAAGCACAACAagaatcatcaatatcatcactaTAATTATTGTTGTCACTataatcatcaatatcatcactcGGATCTTGATCACTACatttctctctctatctctctctttatTAATCACACCTTAATCACAACATAAAAAGATGCAACCGATTTTAAATGTTACCGTTGATTCAATCAGTAATCAAAGAAAACGCTAACTAAACAATGCAATTGAAAACAAGATCTCATCATTCAAAGAAAATAAAGCACAACAagaatcatcaccatcatcatcatcatcatcactataAACATTAACAACAAGAATTCAAGAAATGATAACAGATGCATGAATAGAAAACCTAACgaaaaagaacaagaaaagaaAGTAATAAACGATGAATGTAACTACTAATTACCGTCTTGAAGAGAGAGGAAGTTGACGTAGCCATAACAGAGTGATTTTCCGGTGGAAGAGTCTCTGCAAATGCGAACGGAAGCGAGAGAACTGAAATCGGAGAACGCTTCACGAAGCTGAGCGTCGGAGACATCGGGATGAAGATCGCCGACGTAAAGAGAAGCTGGAGTGGTGGCGACGGACGGAGAAACCGCCATTGATGAAGCGCGTTTTTGCGAGGGgtgaaaaagagagagagaaattggagagaaagagagagagaatgtGAGTTTGTGATGTGAGAGAGAATGAAGATTCAAGATGATGATATGAGGAAATGGGAGAGTGAGTGTAGGAGGGACTCGGCATGCATGGCCGTTCAGGTACTACCAAAACAAGAAATTTTTTCACGCGCTTTTACCTTCCGTATTTCTCACTCGctgccttttcttttttttctttttttttttttctgttaaaTTTGACTTCTGTTTTTTCTGCATTATTACACTTATTTATTACTAATATGTAGAAAAAATATGTATGAGTAAAGAggatttctttttgcatgcatgtttatttattttgaaagttCTATTAATGAATTAATAAATGATTTTCACAagtctctttttatttttttttaatgagttAGAAAAGGTGTTAATGAGCTCACctaaaatattattttgtaatttatgaaaataaaaagagacTTGTAaagataatttattaaaaatatatatgaattaataAATGGAGCAGtgcaataaaatattaataaaaaatatatatatatattaataaatggAGTATATTGttagtaaaaatatattttgattggTAAAATATATATCTTGTTAGTCATAACTAAACAGTTATGTTTAATTTAGAAATGAATGCACATTTATAAAAACGTTTAGAAACTTGTTGCTTTAATTAAAGAACATCTTGAATTTGAACTCTACGAACGAGTAAATAAGTACCATGAGTCTTCCTCCCCTTTAGTTTGTTAAGATCAATAAATTAGATTTcagcttttatttttttatcaataaaaaataacgTTTTTATGCTTTTAGACTTTTCTGAATATTGTTTGAAATAATTTTTGagcttataatttttaattttgttcttttatttttat
The Vicia villosa cultivar HV-30 ecotype Madison, WI linkage group LG6, Vvil1.0, whole genome shotgun sequence genome window above contains:
- the LOC131613126 gene encoding polyadenylate-binding protein 7-like, translated to MAVSPSVATTPASLYVGDLHPDVSDAQLREAFSDFSSLASVRICRDSSTGKSLCYGYVNFLSLQDANRAIEVKNHSILSGKAIRVMWSRRDPDARKSSIGNVFVKNLAESIGNSGLEEMFKKYGNILSSKVVMSEDGKSKGYGFVQFETEESANTAIEKLNGSTVDNKQIYVGKFVKKSDRVMSGPDARYTNLYMKNLDLDITETLLQEKFSSFGKIISLAVAKNSNGMSKGFGFVNFDKPDDAKRAMEAMNGLQLGSKILYVSRAQKKAEREQILNQQFEEKRKEQVLKYKGSNIYVKNIDDTVSDEGLRDHFCACGTITSAKVMRDDRGISKGFGFVCFSTPEEANKAVNTFHGFMFHGKPLYVALAQKKEVRQAQLQLQYAQQIAGLAGPSTAIVPGGYPPFYYTATGVVPHAPPRAGLMYQPMSLRPGLRANGSAPPARSFQQSPAPVVSNNTRQHRQNRGRMNGHAVSQGKTHSGTFMPQTQQTSQSVISSRDSSTQQKTRQAKYVPSGRPHEMEKGSGFSSGGSNSGRGLQVSEMLHLMVANATPEQQKEILGEHLYMLVQKIKPNLAAKITGMLLEMDSDKLMALMESPESLSAKVEEAFQLLKNSKAKVSGQDVLHSNFLTSEVAVN